CCGCGCGTGTGGTTCCACGCATCTCGACGTCATCGCAGAGGTGGTACGAAGCGGAGAATTCGACCTCGGCATCGCCCACGATGGAGACGCCGATCGCGTGCTCGCGGTGGATGAGACGGGCGCCGTCATCGACGGCGACGCCATCATGGCTGTCTGCGCCCTCGACCTCCGGGATCGCAGTGCGCTCAACGGGGACACGGTGGTCGCCACGGTCATGAGCAACCTCGGGTTCGACGTGGCGCTGCGAGAGCGTGGCATAAGCGTCGTGAAGACGCGTGTCGGCGATCGCTACGTGCTCGATCAGATGCGCGCCTCCGGTGCCGTCTTCGGCGGCGAGCAGTCCGGCCACGTGATCTTCCTCGAGCACGCGACCACCGGTGACGGGCTCGTCACCGCGTTGCAGCTTGCGGCGGTGATCCGTCGTTCGGGCAAGCGCCTCTCGGAGCTCGCCGGAGTGATGGTCCACTACCCCCAGGTGCTCGAGAACGTTCGTGTCGCGCACCGCGAGCTGCTCTCGAGCAGCGCCGCGATCGCAGACGCGGTGCGGATGGCTGAGGCGACGCTGGGTGACTCCGGTCGCGTTCTCGTGAGGGCCTCGGGCACCGAGCCGCTGGTACGCGTGATGGTGGAGGCCGCCGAAGAGAGCCAGGCCCGCTCGATCGCGGAGCACATCGCCGGTCTCGTCCGCGTCGAGCTCGGGTAGCGGCCCGGCAACCGTTCGGTGGCACCGCGACCGGGGCAGCAACGCGCCTCTGCTAGAATGCAGCGTGACCGGTAGCCTCGCAGAAGGGAGCCGCTCGTCCAACTGAAAGCCAGCGCCAGGCCTGATGCTCATCAGGTGACGAGGTGGGGACCTATCGAAAGACTCGGCGGATGGTCCTCCGGCCCTCGATCGGGGTCGAAACGGCACGCGACAAATCCTGCAGGCGACTGCAGAGACAAACCGCTGCTGAACCGGTCATCATCATCGCAGCGTGTCCGGCGGCTTCCCAAGCCGATGCGCGCGAACCTGCTACAACCACTGACCTTCATCCTTCCCGAGGGAGGAGTACCCCTATGTGTGGAATCGTCGGATACTGCGGGTCCCGCCAGGCGAGCGACGTCCTGTTGCGTGGGCTTGCCCGTCTCGAGTACCGCGGATACGACTCGGCCGGTCTGACCGTCATCGGCGATGACGGACTCGCGACGGTACGCCGGGTCGGCAAGCTGCACCACCTGCGTGAGGCGCTCGAGGCCGGGCCGCTCGAAGGCACCCTGGGCATCGGTCACACGCGTTGGGCCACGCACGGTCGGCCTACTGAAGAGAACGCCCATCCCCACGCAGACTGCGCGAGAGCCATCGCCGTCGTGCACAACGGCATCATCGAGAACTACCTCGAACTGCGCGAGGAGCTGGCAGCGGCCGGTCACGTGCTTCGGTCGGAGACCGATACCGAGACGGTCGCGCACCTGGTCGAGAGCTATTACGACGGCGATCTTGCCGATGCTGTGGCAAAGACGGTGCGGTGTCTGCAGGGCAGCTACGCGCTCGCGGTCGTGCATGCATCCGAACCCGGAACGATCGTCGCGGCGCGCCAGGACTCGCCGCTGATCATCGGCGCGGGCCAGGGCGAGACGATCATCGCGAGCGATATTCCGGTGGTCCTCGAGTACACGCGGGACGTGCTCGTGCTTGAGGACGGCGACATAGCCACCGTCACCGCAGGCGGAACCGTCGTGCGCGGTGCGGACGGCGAGGTGCGCGAGCCGGAGCACATGTGCATCGAGTGGGACCTCGCCGCCGCCGAGAAGGGCGGCTACGAGACCTTCATGCTCAAGGAGATCAATGAGCAGCCCACAGCGATCAGGAACACGCTGCGAGGCCGGATGGGTGCCAACGGGGCCATCGAACTCTCGGAGCTCACCCTCGATACCGCCGAGATCACCGCGATCGAGCGTGTGTTCATCGTCGCGTGCGGGACGAGCTTCCACGCCGCCATCATCGCCAAGACGCTGATCGAGCAGTGGGCGAGGATCCATGTGGAGGTCGATGTCTCGAGCGAGTTCCGCTACCGGGACCCGATCGTCGATGGGCGGACGCTCGTCGTGGCCATCACGCAGTCGGGCGAGACCGCCGACACGCTGGCGGGCGTGCGCGAGGCACGCGCGAACGGTGCGAAGGCGTTTGCGATCACCAACGTGGTCGGGAGTCGCGTCACGCGTGAGAGTGATGGCGTCATCTACACCCACGCGGGGCCTGAGATCGGCGTGGCGGCGACCAAGACGTTCACCGCGCAG
The DNA window shown above is from Coriobacteriia bacterium and carries:
- the glmM gene encoding phosphoglucosamine mutase, with amino-acid sequence MGKLFGTDGVRGIANSELTPELAFKLGEAAGHFLGERGAGRIVVGMDTRRSGDLLEASLVAGICSSGASALRAGIVPTPAVAFLARELGADGGVVISASHNPAEYNGIKFFDRDGFKLPDEIEDEIEEFLIAERDWERPTGALVGVTEAVPAAAERYIAHAVTTVPDRLDGLRVAIDCGHGAASVSTPAAFRALGAEVTAVNCDWDGTDINRACGSTHLDVIAEVVRSGEFDLGIAHDGDADRVLAVDETGAVIDGDAIMAVCALDLRDRSALNGDTVVATVMSNLGFDVALRERGISVVKTRVGDRYVLDQMRASGAVFGGEQSGHVIFLEHATTGDGLVTALQLAAVIRRSGKRLSELAGVMVHYPQVLENVRVAHRELLSSSAAIADAVRMAEATLGDSGRVLVRASGTEPLVRVMVEAAEESQARSIAEHIAGLVRVELG
- the glmS gene encoding glutamine--fructose-6-phosphate transaminase (isomerizing) yields the protein MCGIVGYCGSRQASDVLLRGLARLEYRGYDSAGLTVIGDDGLATVRRVGKLHHLREALEAGPLEGTLGIGHTRWATHGRPTEENAHPHADCARAIAVVHNGIIENYLELREELAAAGHVLRSETDTETVAHLVESYYDGDLADAVAKTVRCLQGSYALAVVHASEPGTIVAARQDSPLIIGAGQGETIIASDIPVVLEYTRDVLVLEDGDIATVTAGGTVVRGADGEVREPEHMCIEWDLAAAEKGGYETFMLKEINEQPTAIRNTLRGRMGANGAIELSELTLDTAEITAIERVFIVACGTSFHAAIIAKTLIEQWARIHVEVDVSSEFRYRDPIVDGRTLVVAITQSGETADTLAGVREARANGAKAFAITNVVGSRVTRESDGVIYTHAGPEIGVAATKTFTAQIAALMVLALKLAQVKGTLEQSRIESIWEEISRLPEIVEAVLGSNEDIESCAREYVDASSSLFLGRGIGVPVAMEGALKLKEISYIHAEAYPAGEMKHGPIALITEDTPVVVVATQGHTYEKVISNMQEVRARGARVIAVATHGDDEIRKHAEHVLYVPRTSEAISAIPATVPLQLLAYHIAALRGCNVDQPRNLAKSVTVE